A genomic region of Rhipicephalus sanguineus isolate Rsan-2018 chromosome 1, BIME_Rsan_1.4, whole genome shotgun sequence contains the following coding sequences:
- the LOC119398661 gene encoding dehydrogenase/reductase SDR family member 12 isoform X2, translated as MRLRSRSGFRSACRSFNLPDLDVDCAGKVFMITGATGTLGKVVAIQLAQKGGTVHLVCRDEEKAEALKKTITDITENEESVVVHIFDMSRPQDVLSFAKKFKQNYGILHVLVNCASTITQNREIGEDGLEKTFATNTLGVHILITNLIPLLNRSCEPRVVLVTCGTLLMQRLDPVDLQFECMFPFNGLAAFTQTKRHQAVLVEHYAETYPGIHFSAMHPGWLEPQGVKDAVPKLLRKVSVRCRSVEEAADTILWLAISQAALKHSSGMFFQDRKTTCPHIPFGKTKTSLDDEKFFMRNLEDFVNKLGLS; from the exons ATGCGACTCCGAAGCAG GAGCGGGTTTCGGTCCGCTTGCCGATCCTTCAACCTCCCCGACTTGGACGTCGATTGCGCCGGTAAAGTTTTCATGATTACCGGCGCCACGGGCACGCTTGGAAAGGTTGTTGCTATCCAACTTGCACAGAAAG GTGGCACAGTGCACCTCGTGTGCAGAGATGAAGAGAAGGCAGAAGCTTTGAAGAAAACAATCACTGACATAACAGAAAATGAG GAATCTGTTGTTGTGCACATCTTCGATATGTCTCGCCCCCAGGATGTCCTCAGTTTTGCCAAAAAATTTAAACAGAACTACGGAATCTTACATGTTCTG GTGAATTGTGCTTCAACAATCACACAAAACCGGGAAATTGGGGAGGACGGTCTTGAGAAAACCTTCGCTACGAACACACTTG GTGTCCACATCCTGATTACCAACCTCATTCCTTTGTTGAACCGGAGCTGTGAGCCACGGGTG GTGCTGGTCACCTGTGGGACCCTATTGATGCAGCGGCTGGACCCAGTGGACCTTCAGTTTGAGTGCATGTTCCCCTTCAATGGGTTGGCAGCCTTCACACAGACGAAACGTCACCAGGCCGTGTTGGTGGAACACTATGCTGAGACTTATCCAGGCATCCACTTCTCAGCCATGCACCCAGGCTGGCTTGAACCCCAGG GGGTCAAGGATGCTGTTCCGAAACTGCTGCGTAAGGTCTCTGTGCGGTGCCGGTCGGTAGAGGAAGCGGCAGACACAATTTTGTGGCTAGCCATCTCACAGGCGGCTCTCAAGCACTCAAGTGGCATGTTCTTTCAAG ATAGGAAGACAACTTGTCCCCACATTCCCTTTGGCAAGACAAAGACAAGCCTGGATGACGAGAAGTTCTTCATGAGGAACTTGGAGGACTTTGTTAACAAGCTTGGGCTCTCTTAG
- the LOC119398661 gene encoding dehydrogenase/reductase SDR family member 12 isoform X1, translated as MTSLYRNVFWFAKGMKEYSRSGFRSACRSFNLPDLDVDCAGKVFMITGATGTLGKVVAIQLAQKGGTVHLVCRDEEKAEALKKTITDITENEESVVVHIFDMSRPQDVLSFAKKFKQNYGILHVLVNCASTITQNREIGEDGLEKTFATNTLGVHILITNLIPLLNRSCEPRVVLVTCGTLLMQRLDPVDLQFECMFPFNGLAAFTQTKRHQAVLVEHYAETYPGIHFSAMHPGWLEPQGVKDAVPKLLRKVSVRCRSVEEAADTILWLAISQAALKHSSGMFFQDRKTTCPHIPFGKTKTSLDDEKFFMRNLEDFVNKLGLS; from the exons ATGACGTCTCTCTACAGGAACGTATTCTGGTTTGCGAAGGGCATGAAAGAGTACAGCAG GAGCGGGTTTCGGTCCGCTTGCCGATCCTTCAACCTCCCCGACTTGGACGTCGATTGCGCCGGTAAAGTTTTCATGATTACCGGCGCCACGGGCACGCTTGGAAAGGTTGTTGCTATCCAACTTGCACAGAAAG GTGGCACAGTGCACCTCGTGTGCAGAGATGAAGAGAAGGCAGAAGCTTTGAAGAAAACAATCACTGACATAACAGAAAATGAG GAATCTGTTGTTGTGCACATCTTCGATATGTCTCGCCCCCAGGATGTCCTCAGTTTTGCCAAAAAATTTAAACAGAACTACGGAATCTTACATGTTCTG GTGAATTGTGCTTCAACAATCACACAAAACCGGGAAATTGGGGAGGACGGTCTTGAGAAAACCTTCGCTACGAACACACTTG GTGTCCACATCCTGATTACCAACCTCATTCCTTTGTTGAACCGGAGCTGTGAGCCACGGGTG GTGCTGGTCACCTGTGGGACCCTATTGATGCAGCGGCTGGACCCAGTGGACCTTCAGTTTGAGTGCATGTTCCCCTTCAATGGGTTGGCAGCCTTCACACAGACGAAACGTCACCAGGCCGTGTTGGTGGAACACTATGCTGAGACTTATCCAGGCATCCACTTCTCAGCCATGCACCCAGGCTGGCTTGAACCCCAGG GGGTCAAGGATGCTGTTCCGAAACTGCTGCGTAAGGTCTCTGTGCGGTGCCGGTCGGTAGAGGAAGCGGCAGACACAATTTTGTGGCTAGCCATCTCACAGGCGGCTCTCAAGCACTCAAGTGGCATGTTCTTTCAAG ATAGGAAGACAACTTGTCCCCACATTCCCTTTGGCAAGACAAAGACAAGCCTGGATGACGAGAAGTTCTTCATGAGGAACTTGGAGGACTTTGTTAACAAGCTTGGGCTCTCTTAG
- the LOC119398661 gene encoding dehydrogenase/reductase SDR family member 12 isoform X3 has translation MITGATGTLGKVVAIQLAQKGGTVHLVCRDEEKAEALKKTITDITENEESVVVHIFDMSRPQDVLSFAKKFKQNYGILHVLVNCASTITQNREIGEDGLEKTFATNTLGVHILITNLIPLLNRSCEPRVVLVTCGTLLMQRLDPVDLQFECMFPFNGLAAFTQTKRHQAVLVEHYAETYPGIHFSAMHPGWLEPQGVKDAVPKLLRKVSVRCRSVEEAADTILWLAISQAALKHSSGMFFQDRKTTCPHIPFGKTKTSLDDEKFFMRNLEDFVNKLGLS, from the exons ATGATTACCGGCGCCACGGGCACGCTTGGAAAGGTTGTTGCTATCCAACTTGCACAGAAAG GTGGCACAGTGCACCTCGTGTGCAGAGATGAAGAGAAGGCAGAAGCTTTGAAGAAAACAATCACTGACATAACAGAAAATGAG GAATCTGTTGTTGTGCACATCTTCGATATGTCTCGCCCCCAGGATGTCCTCAGTTTTGCCAAAAAATTTAAACAGAACTACGGAATCTTACATGTTCTG GTGAATTGTGCTTCAACAATCACACAAAACCGGGAAATTGGGGAGGACGGTCTTGAGAAAACCTTCGCTACGAACACACTTG GTGTCCACATCCTGATTACCAACCTCATTCCTTTGTTGAACCGGAGCTGTGAGCCACGGGTG GTGCTGGTCACCTGTGGGACCCTATTGATGCAGCGGCTGGACCCAGTGGACCTTCAGTTTGAGTGCATGTTCCCCTTCAATGGGTTGGCAGCCTTCACACAGACGAAACGTCACCAGGCCGTGTTGGTGGAACACTATGCTGAGACTTATCCAGGCATCCACTTCTCAGCCATGCACCCAGGCTGGCTTGAACCCCAGG GGGTCAAGGATGCTGTTCCGAAACTGCTGCGTAAGGTCTCTGTGCGGTGCCGGTCGGTAGAGGAAGCGGCAGACACAATTTTGTGGCTAGCCATCTCACAGGCGGCTCTCAAGCACTCAAGTGGCATGTTCTTTCAAG ATAGGAAGACAACTTGTCCCCACATTCCCTTTGGCAAGACAAAGACAAGCCTGGATGACGAGAAGTTCTTCATGAGGAACTTGGAGGACTTTGTTAACAAGCTTGGGCTCTCTTAG